The following proteins are co-located in the Podarcis raffonei isolate rPodRaf1 chromosome 5, rPodRaf1.pri, whole genome shotgun sequence genome:
- the LOC128414740 gene encoding protein tilB homolog produces MSESSSGLNASWLRLRTNHSSPFSDLSDTEIPLPVLSSRSRGVRPPSCDSGIASPLPSDSFKYLTWHELEEHDVQGNQIRCPRVREGPSEEERFFRGEHHTLCARKKLTENEKWEQRLQENWENCMSLNLSYQDLGDLYQVENCKRILRRLIRVERLWLVDNSLTDLSAICLPRCKELKLSRNHFTSFKQLPKLPAIQHLSLDENNIETLHGLCALRHTPLESLVLQRNPCEFHDNYRQLVFSNLPNLKMLDGILKLPEDCPPPETNFMSKICTIL; encoded by the exons ATGTCTGAAAG CTCCTCAGGTCTGAACGCAAGCTGGCTTAGATTGCGCACCAACCATTCATCGCCCTTCTCCGATCTAAGCGATACAGAAATCCCTTTGCCAGTGTTATCGTCAAGGAGCAGAGGGGTTCGCCCGCCCAGCTGTGATTCCGGCATTGCCTCTCCA CTTCCATCAGATTCCTTCAAGTATCTCACCTGGCATGAACTAGAAGAGCATGATGTTCAAGGAAACCAAATCCGCTGCCCCCGAGTGAGAGAAG GACCTTCTGAAGAAGAGCGTTTTTTCAGAGGAGAGCATCACACTCTGTGTGCCAGAAAAAAACTGACAGAGAATGAGAAATGGGAACAAAGGCTGCAAGAGAACTGGGAAAACTGTATG AGTTTAAATCTTTCGTACCAAGACTTGGGAGACCTTTACCAGGTAGAAAACTGCAAAAGGATTCTCCGCCGTCTAATCCGAGTGGAGAGGCTTTGGCTGGTGGACAACTCCTTGACAGATCTAAGTGCCATATGCTTGCCAAG ATGCAAAGAGCTGAAACTCAGCAGAAATCATTTTACATCCTTCAAGCAGCTGCCAAAACTACCTGCGATTCAACATCTGTCCCTTGATGAGAACAACATTGAGACACTACATGGGCTGTGTGCCCTGAGACACACTCCACTGGAGTCTCTCGTACTCCAGAGGAACCCCTGTGAGTTTCATGACAACTACAGGCAGCT TGTGTTCTCTAACTTGCCAAACTTGAAAATGCTGGATGGGATCCTGAAACTGCCAGAGGACTGTCCTCCACCGGAAACCAATTTCATGTCGAAAATATGCACCATCCTATAG